The Onthophagus taurus isolate NC chromosome 2, IU_Otau_3.0, whole genome shotgun sequence genome includes a window with the following:
- the LOC111427332 gene encoding 5-hydroxytryptamine receptor-like isoform X2, whose product MILLSILLGLMILVTVIGNVFVIAAILLERNLQNVANYLIVSLAVADLMVACLVMPLGAVYVISNNWIMGPELCDMWTSIDVLCCTASILHLVAIAMDRYWAVTNVVYTRNGTRIGVMIIMVWSVALVVSLAPQVPQFGWKDPDYLVRINNNQCMVSQDIGYQIFATSSTFYVPLLVIFVLYWKIFQTARKRIRKRREMKNQNLESSINVSNSTTNNNSNSSGGKITRNFLTKPKFLKTKRRKEKKSSKAAEALVASLVMMEGQSTTTTMETVDEHDEQHRINDQTTVEEETTAFTITTNINSKEKFSPERSTNNGRNIEKEIPVCPASVDKLIPSTRKEKKESIEAKRERKAAKTLAIITGAFVMCWLPFFVLALASPMCEGCINSYIMSFFLWLGYFNSTLNPVIYTIFNPEFRQAFKRILCGGGRSRSRNFRSGKIR is encoded by the exons ATGATCCTCCTTTCCATACTTCTGGGTCTTATGATACTTGTCACCGTCATAG gtaaTGTATTTGTGATAGCAGCAATACTCCTCGAGAGGAATCTACAAAACGTTGCCAATTACCTGATAGTGTCGTTGGCGGTTGCAGATTTAATGGTGGCCTGTTTAGTGATGCCTCTGGGAGCGGTTTACGTG atAAGTAACAATTGGATTATGGGTCCAGAATTATGTGATATGTGGACTTCAATAGACGTTCTTTGTTGTACAGCTTCCATTCTCCATCTAGTTGCAATAGCAATGGAtag ATATTGGGCTGTAACAAACGTAGTTTATACAAGAAACGGGACAAGAATAGGTGTGATGATAATCATGGTATGGAGTGTGGCGTTGGTGGTATCTTTAGCGCCCCAAGTGCCCCAGTTCGGTTGGAAAGATCCCGATTATTTAGTAaggataaataataatcaatgtATGGTCAGTCAAGATATAGGTTATCAAATATTCGCGACGTCATCAACTTTTTACGTCCCACTTTTagtgatttttgttttatattggaaaatttttcaaacagcCCGAAAACGAATACGTAAACGGCGagaaatgaaaaatcaaaatctcGAATCGTCTATAAACGTTTCAAATAGTACTACGAATAACAACAGCAACAGTAGCGGTGGAAAGATTACGagaaattttttaacgaaaccgaaatttttaaaaacaaagcGTCGTAAAGAAAAGAAGTCGTCAAAAGCGGCTGAGGCTTTAGTTGCTTCGTTGGTAATGATGGAGGGTCAATCAACGACGACAACAATGGAAACTGTTGATGAACATGATGAGCAACATCGAATTAACGATCAAACAACGGTTGAGGAAGAGACAACAGCTTTTACAATTACGACAAACAtaaatagtaaagaaaaattttcgcCGGAAAGATCGACGAATAACGGtcgaaatattgaaaaagaaattccCGTTTGTCCAGCATCTGTAGACAAATTAATACCGTCCacgagaaaagaaaaaaaggaaagtaTCGAAGCGAAACGGGAAAGAAAAGCTGCGAAAACTTTGGCGATTATAACCGGAGCTTTTGTTATGTGTTGGTTACCATTTTTCGTTTTAGCGTTAGCCTCACCAATGTGCGAGGGTTGTATAAATTCTTATATAATGAGCTTTTTTTTATGGTTaggttattttaattcaacGTTAAATCCGGTtatttatacaatatttaatCCAGAATTTAGGCAagcttttaaaagaattttatgtGGTGGCGGTAGATCTAGGTCAAGAAATTTTAGATCAGgcaaaataagataa
- the LOC111427332 gene encoding 5-hydroxytryptamine receptor-like isoform X1 has protein sequence MPLRVLKEVFDDVIEGVALQRDENATQGSQWNRTQRIPFVESFYEHESSLEQFYLNLTNLTNIANHTSNDTLLDGEGTEPLADLILMILLSILLGLMILVTVIGNVFVIAAILLERNLQNVANYLIVSLAVADLMVACLVMPLGAVYVISNNWIMGPELCDMWTSIDVLCCTASILHLVAIAMDRYWAVTNVVYTRNGTRIGVMIIMVWSVALVVSLAPQVPQFGWKDPDYLVRINNNQCMVSQDIGYQIFATSSTFYVPLLVIFVLYWKIFQTARKRIRKRREMKNQNLESSINVSNSTTNNNSNSSGGKITRNFLTKPKFLKTKRRKEKKSSKAAEALVASLVMMEGQSTTTTMETVDEHDEQHRINDQTTVEEETTAFTITTNINSKEKFSPERSTNNGRNIEKEIPVCPASVDKLIPSTRKEKKESIEAKRERKAAKTLAIITGAFVMCWLPFFVLALASPMCEGCINSYIMSFFLWLGYFNSTLNPVIYTIFNPEFRQAFKRILCGGGRSRSRNFRSGKIR, from the exons atgccATTGAGGGTATTGAAGGAGGTTTTTGATGACGTCATCGAGGGGGTTGCCCTTCAAAGGGATGAAAATGCGACACAAg gGTCGCAATGGAATAGAACTCAACGAATACCATTCGTTGAGTCATTTTACGAGCACGAATCTTCGCTGGAGCAGTTCTATTTGAATCTTACCAACTTAACAAACATCGCGAACCACACCTCTAACGACACTCTTCTCGATGGCGAAGGAACTGAGCCTCTCGCCGACTTGATACTTATGATCCTCCTTTCCATACTTCTGGGTCTTATGATACTTGTCACCGTCATAG gtaaTGTATTTGTGATAGCAGCAATACTCCTCGAGAGGAATCTACAAAACGTTGCCAATTACCTGATAGTGTCGTTGGCGGTTGCAGATTTAATGGTGGCCTGTTTAGTGATGCCTCTGGGAGCGGTTTACGTG atAAGTAACAATTGGATTATGGGTCCAGAATTATGTGATATGTGGACTTCAATAGACGTTCTTTGTTGTACAGCTTCCATTCTCCATCTAGTTGCAATAGCAATGGAtag ATATTGGGCTGTAACAAACGTAGTTTATACAAGAAACGGGACAAGAATAGGTGTGATGATAATCATGGTATGGAGTGTGGCGTTGGTGGTATCTTTAGCGCCCCAAGTGCCCCAGTTCGGTTGGAAAGATCCCGATTATTTAGTAaggataaataataatcaatgtATGGTCAGTCAAGATATAGGTTATCAAATATTCGCGACGTCATCAACTTTTTACGTCCCACTTTTagtgatttttgttttatattggaaaatttttcaaacagcCCGAAAACGAATACGTAAACGGCGagaaatgaaaaatcaaaatctcGAATCGTCTATAAACGTTTCAAATAGTACTACGAATAACAACAGCAACAGTAGCGGTGGAAAGATTACGagaaattttttaacgaaaccgaaatttttaaaaacaaagcGTCGTAAAGAAAAGAAGTCGTCAAAAGCGGCTGAGGCTTTAGTTGCTTCGTTGGTAATGATGGAGGGTCAATCAACGACGACAACAATGGAAACTGTTGATGAACATGATGAGCAACATCGAATTAACGATCAAACAACGGTTGAGGAAGAGACAACAGCTTTTACAATTACGACAAACAtaaatagtaaagaaaaattttcgcCGGAAAGATCGACGAATAACGGtcgaaatattgaaaaagaaattccCGTTTGTCCAGCATCTGTAGACAAATTAATACCGTCCacgagaaaagaaaaaaaggaaagtaTCGAAGCGAAACGGGAAAGAAAAGCTGCGAAAACTTTGGCGATTATAACCGGAGCTTTTGTTATGTGTTGGTTACCATTTTTCGTTTTAGCGTTAGCCTCACCAATGTGCGAGGGTTGTATAAATTCTTATATAATGAGCTTTTTTTTATGGTTaggttattttaattcaacGTTAAATCCGGTtatttatacaatatttaatCCAGAATTTAGGCAagcttttaaaagaattttatgtGGTGGCGGTAGATCTAGGTCAAGAAATTTTAGATCAGgcaaaataagataa